A window from Polyangium spumosum encodes these proteins:
- a CDS encoding MopE-related protein — protein MNRTLLFSGLRRRKVAIATVLTGAALVVASSLTTPDASAQEPTACLSADPKDWPSSAKPYFLILFDTSGSMTLNVANGVQSSCGWGSSRIDHAKCALRKMFFAFGGQVNFGLAAFLRGTASGCTAFCGDAGTGEGDGNGNCTWSGFSGGCGLEPTEQPFSSERRGAEILVPMQRDNFYLPPLEASNVPELLKWVDNDCSPHPTRPLSYELWAEGGTPLNGILRDAYRYLSDSWARPNSGDPSFESPIAQSGERPCRVVNTILITDGVESCDDVNGADGVDAAADLLTGFTRGGIHWSVKTHVVNFATSASANNALAMAGGTGTAKPATDETTLSTELAKIIAAAVQPETCDNADNNCNGCTDEGFAHYCNQAQTCCAWSTQAQRTTCLSTYQSTITAQNPGGDLTKLPCTTPTQATQPATWLCYNPKESCDNVDNNCDPGPAFDGTPANTVDEGVTKCGSPAHCPKAETCNGQDDDCDGQTDEGGVCVMPCVPSPEICDGCDNDCDGIADNDAPSAACGLPSPPNCAGTLTCKTAQPVMLPGACVANGGFNACTNSPQTEVCDGLDNDCDGTTDDGVPPTQCVPVGTPAGLNYGPNSQCKRGTQPCNGTCQGFIGPSAEVCDGIDNDCDGVVDDNPFGVGTPCGNNQPPCSTGTTACVNGALVCQGGVQPGPEVCDGTDNDCDGSVDETPLADAPAAGMNGCWTEPGNCCTFGNLTWCPPAGGTCTGTGTLMAPCNTGKLVCQGAQKWVCSNPKPPSPEVCDGLDNNCNGMLDDGSLPQVGAPCGTDTGECVMGTLSCNAGVLDCGNDVGPVSEVCDGLDNDCDGDIDNGIPSGGPCTPAYDPMKFPGDRSALPCTPGELLCNGAAGVECLGGVAPQAEVCDGIDNDCDGTVDESGPGPDGVDGSMNPQPMPVGSIGEACGIETGECKQGAFACVNGGFVCTGETTPILEVCDCLDNDCDGQNDNPNNGLALCSTGKECVKGSAGTCSCASPCNPGKEYPCPPGQQCQNVTESSTGQELGFYCVSEPCIDCEQRTIKDANGNILCAPADTPADANCNKPPVCVCKGQAGCKDPCDGVSCASGEVCTAYGPNAGKCVVDNCYNVPCNGCNKVCNLGSCLDNPCKPDSCPADQVCNPSADFTTFTCVPTCANVECPSGQACKEGACVPACEPACGADQYCDLAQTPPTCVQNQCAGTCPNGGCCNPVTGACGNCPCEGVVCPEGQICQAECPPGVACSPGECVEPMGQGGAGGAGGMGPGSGGGDPGSGGAGGVAPGAGGSAGAPDRGNWGLPTGGGGCSCKAAGDSRSSAGWLALLGLPLAFLRRRRSARNVEVA, from the coding sequence ATGAACAGGACCCTCCTCTTTTCTGGCCTCCGCCGTCGCAAAGTTGCTATCGCGACGGTCCTCACTGGCGCGGCCCTCGTGGTCGCGTCGTCGCTCACGACGCCCGACGCGTCCGCCCAGGAGCCGACCGCGTGTCTGAGCGCGGATCCGAAGGACTGGCCGTCGTCGGCGAAGCCGTACTTCTTGATCCTCTTCGACACCTCGGGGTCGATGACCTTGAACGTCGCGAACGGCGTGCAGAGCTCCTGCGGCTGGGGCAGCTCCCGCATCGATCACGCCAAGTGTGCCCTGCGAAAGATGTTCTTTGCCTTCGGCGGGCAGGTGAACTTCGGGCTCGCCGCGTTCCTGCGCGGCACGGCCTCGGGGTGCACGGCCTTCTGCGGCGACGCAGGGACCGGAGAGGGTGATGGGAACGGCAACTGCACCTGGTCGGGCTTCTCGGGCGGCTGCGGGCTCGAGCCCACCGAACAGCCGTTCTCCTCGGAACGGCGGGGCGCCGAGATCCTCGTCCCGATGCAGCGCGACAACTTCTACCTGCCGCCGCTCGAGGCCTCGAACGTCCCGGAGCTGCTCAAGTGGGTCGACAACGACTGCTCGCCGCACCCGACGCGGCCGCTCAGCTACGAGCTCTGGGCCGAAGGCGGGACGCCGCTGAACGGCATCCTGCGCGACGCCTACCGGTACCTCTCGGACTCCTGGGCGAGGCCCAACTCCGGTGACCCCTCCTTCGAGTCGCCGATCGCGCAGTCCGGCGAGCGTCCCTGCCGCGTCGTCAATACCATCCTCATCACGGACGGCGTCGAATCGTGTGATGACGTGAATGGCGCGGACGGGGTGGACGCGGCCGCGGATCTGCTCACCGGTTTCACGCGCGGAGGCATCCACTGGTCGGTCAAGACGCACGTCGTCAATTTCGCGACCTCCGCCTCGGCCAACAACGCGCTCGCGATGGCCGGCGGCACGGGGACGGCGAAGCCCGCGACGGACGAGACGACACTCTCGACGGAGCTCGCGAAGATCATCGCGGCCGCCGTCCAGCCCGAGACGTGCGACAACGCCGACAACAACTGCAACGGCTGCACGGACGAGGGCTTCGCCCATTACTGCAACCAGGCGCAGACGTGCTGCGCGTGGTCGACGCAGGCCCAGCGCACGACGTGCCTCTCGACGTACCAGAGCACGATCACCGCGCAGAACCCGGGCGGTGACCTCACGAAGCTGCCGTGTACGACGCCCACGCAGGCGACGCAGCCGGCCACGTGGCTCTGCTACAACCCGAAGGAGAGCTGCGACAACGTCGACAACAACTGCGATCCCGGGCCCGCGTTCGACGGCACCCCGGCGAACACCGTCGACGAGGGCGTGACGAAGTGCGGCAGCCCCGCGCATTGTCCGAAGGCGGAGACCTGCAACGGTCAGGACGACGACTGCGACGGACAAACGGACGAGGGCGGCGTCTGCGTCATGCCGTGCGTCCCGTCGCCGGAGATCTGCGACGGCTGCGACAACGACTGCGACGGCATCGCAGACAACGACGCGCCGAGCGCCGCATGTGGCCTGCCGAGCCCGCCGAACTGCGCGGGCACGCTGACCTGCAAGACCGCGCAGCCCGTGATGTTGCCCGGCGCCTGCGTCGCGAACGGTGGCTTCAACGCTTGCACGAACAGCCCGCAGACCGAGGTCTGCGACGGCCTCGACAACGACTGCGACGGCACCACGGACGACGGCGTTCCGCCGACCCAGTGCGTGCCCGTCGGCACGCCGGCGGGCCTGAACTACGGCCCGAACAGCCAGTGCAAGAGGGGCACGCAGCCCTGCAATGGCACGTGCCAAGGCTTCATCGGGCCAAGCGCGGAGGTCTGCGACGGCATCGACAACGATTGCGACGGCGTCGTCGACGACAACCCCTTCGGCGTCGGCACGCCCTGCGGCAACAACCAGCCCCCGTGCTCGACGGGCACCACGGCCTGCGTCAATGGCGCGCTCGTCTGCCAGGGCGGCGTACAGCCGGGGCCCGAGGTCTGCGACGGCACGGACAACGATTGCGACGGCTCGGTCGACGAGACGCCGCTCGCGGACGCGCCGGCCGCCGGCATGAACGGCTGCTGGACGGAGCCCGGCAATTGCTGCACGTTCGGCAACCTGACCTGGTGCCCGCCGGCCGGCGGGACCTGCACGGGCACGGGCACCCTCATGGCGCCCTGCAACACGGGCAAGCTCGTCTGCCAGGGCGCGCAGAAGTGGGTCTGCTCGAACCCGAAGCCCCCGAGCCCCGAGGTCTGCGACGGGCTCGACAACAACTGCAACGGCATGCTCGACGACGGCAGCCTGCCGCAGGTCGGCGCGCCGTGCGGCACCGACACGGGCGAGTGCGTGATGGGTACGCTCTCGTGCAACGCGGGCGTGCTCGATTGCGGGAATGACGTCGGCCCGGTCTCCGAGGTCTGCGACGGCCTGGACAACGATTGCGACGGCGATATCGACAACGGCATCCCCTCGGGCGGCCCTTGCACGCCGGCGTACGACCCCATGAAGTTCCCCGGTGATCGCAGCGCCTTGCCGTGCACGCCGGGCGAGCTGCTCTGCAACGGCGCGGCCGGCGTCGAGTGCCTCGGCGGCGTCGCTCCGCAGGCCGAGGTCTGCGACGGCATCGACAACGACTGCGACGGTACGGTCGACGAGAGCGGCCCCGGCCCGGACGGCGTCGACGGCTCGATGAACCCGCAGCCCATGCCCGTCGGCAGCATCGGCGAGGCGTGCGGCATCGAGACGGGCGAGTGCAAGCAGGGCGCGTTCGCCTGCGTGAACGGCGGGTTCGTCTGCACGGGCGAGACGACGCCGATCCTCGAGGTCTGCGATTGCCTCGACAACGACTGCGACGGCCAGAACGACAACCCGAACAACGGCCTGGCCCTGTGCAGCACGGGCAAGGAGTGCGTGAAGGGCAGCGCGGGCACGTGCTCGTGCGCGAGCCCGTGCAACCCGGGCAAGGAATATCCGTGCCCGCCCGGCCAGCAATGCCAGAACGTGACGGAGAGCTCGACGGGCCAGGAGCTCGGCTTCTACTGCGTGTCGGAGCCCTGCATCGATTGCGAGCAGAGGACGATCAAGGACGCGAACGGCAACATCCTCTGCGCGCCCGCCGATACGCCGGCCGACGCGAACTGCAACAAGCCGCCCGTGTGTGTCTGCAAGGGCCAGGCGGGCTGCAAGGATCCGTGCGACGGCGTGAGCTGCGCGAGCGGCGAGGTCTGCACGGCCTACGGGCCGAACGCGGGCAAGTGCGTGGTGGACAACTGCTACAACGTGCCTTGCAACGGCTGCAACAAGGTCTGCAACCTCGGCTCGTGCCTGGACAACCCCTGCAAGCCGGATAGCTGCCCGGCCGACCAGGTCTGCAACCCGAGCGCCGATTTCACGACGTTCACGTGCGTCCCGACCTGCGCGAACGTGGAATGCCCGTCGGGCCAGGCCTGCAAGGAGGGCGCTTGCGTGCCCGCCTGCGAGCCGGCCTGCGGCGCCGATCAATACTGCGACCTCGCGCAGACCCCGCCGACGTGCGTGCAGAACCAGTGCGCTGGCACCTGCCCGAACGGCGGCTGCTGCAACCCGGTCACGGGCGCCTGCGGCAATTGCCCCTGCGAGGGCGTGGTTTGCCCCGAGGGGCAGATTTGCCAGGCGGAATGCCCGCCGGGCGTCGCTTGCAGCCCGGGTGAATGCGTCGAGCCCATGGGCCAGGGCGGCGCGGGTGGCGCGGGCGGCATGGGCCCGGGCAGCGGCGGCGGCGATCCGGGCTCGGGCGGCGCGGGCGGCGTGGCCCCCGGCGCCGGCGGCTCGGCAGGCGCCCCCGACAGGGGCAACTGGGGCCTACCCACGGGCGGCGGCGGTTGCTCTTGCAAGGCGGCCGGCGATTCTCGCTCCTCGGCGGGCTGGCTCGCGCTCCTCGGTTTGCCCTTGGCCTTCCTTCGTCGGCGTCGTTCGGCGCGCAACGTGGAGGTTGCGTGA
- a CDS encoding MopE-related protein → MSFSSKLGWLAAAAGLVLVAGSAGCTTEAFCWSDCESGSATSSSASGSGGAGGEGGCLFGCGGNGGDGGVGGDGGSGGGMCVPSDSGVERCNGKDDDCNGMVDDLPDWSTPEACGTCDNNCYQILLNTDPDTIGCTPSAEPGQSPGTCTGQCAPDYYDLDPTSPGCEYYCVSGGADDSLCNNKDDDCDGVKDEDVDLCTSTTDCGKCGRTCVVLHGTPACTNTAEPGQACNDSNTQCVIQACEPGFYDLDKSYATGCEYQCNITNGGVEICGDSLDNDCDGKIDDADDLSGDAQIGVDCFGDPNGICATPAHLGKTICQGNKIVCAGPDVLVENQSPELCNGLDDDCDGVVDDSPTDAGMACGVSNIFPCAFGTQQCQNGALVCVGQIDPKPEMCDGEDNDCDGQIDKTGNNPPPDSVGACNVPPMPPAGATSPCMAGAKACVGGAIVCQGSVTPAPGTQDGCNIDANCDGALTNQPNLQTDVNNCGMCGKSCYTGAVHSTWACVAGACQFQGCEPGYYDIDGNQTCEYDCDFISAQETCNGLDDNCNGQIDENVIAPSPTQVCGVSPSATKPECTTNVAVACQMGAWKCTFPAGVCTGQAPSYCTGTPEICDSLDNDCDGVQNENVANWNKPCNSDDGLPPPGHGACRTQGTYVCDGPTAIKCSATPANCSSLPGGCEEKCDGLDNDCDGVADEPYSAKGNNATFYVKPAVTKIGAQNKWISTFEASRPNATNLVPGTGNGYWSSAPTGSTLDKTPACSVQGKIPWFNITPREVEQVCAAAGGTICTTADWQAAARLPAPDACLWGYAPLSACKTAHVPNVKYCNLGFSYDFDPGEAGIQDGLLVTGDTVNLKNCWVDWTGQTNAQLFDMTGNLREITKSGSNQYPLLGGAFNTQAESGAQSDFTFYTVDQNFQFFDTGFRCCFAANPG, encoded by the coding sequence ATGAGCTTTTCTTCCAAACTCGGCTGGCTCGCGGCCGCGGCGGGGCTCGTCCTCGTCGCGGGTTCCGCGGGTTGCACCACCGAAGCGTTTTGCTGGTCCGATTGTGAATCCGGCTCCGCCACCTCGTCGAGCGCCTCGGGCTCCGGCGGCGCCGGCGGCGAAGGCGGCTGCCTCTTCGGTTGTGGCGGCAATGGCGGCGACGGCGGCGTCGGCGGCGACGGCGGCTCGGGCGGCGGCATGTGCGTCCCGTCCGACTCCGGCGTCGAGCGGTGCAACGGCAAGGACGACGACTGCAATGGCATGGTCGACGACCTCCCCGACTGGAGCACCCCGGAGGCCTGCGGCACCTGCGACAACAACTGCTACCAGATCCTCCTCAACACCGACCCGGACACCATCGGCTGCACCCCGAGCGCTGAGCCGGGACAATCACCGGGCACCTGCACCGGGCAGTGCGCCCCCGATTATTACGACCTCGACCCCACCTCGCCGGGATGCGAGTACTATTGCGTCTCCGGCGGCGCAGACGACTCGCTCTGCAACAACAAGGACGACGACTGCGACGGCGTCAAGGACGAGGACGTCGACCTCTGCACCAGCACCACCGATTGCGGAAAGTGCGGGCGCACCTGCGTCGTCCTCCACGGCACGCCGGCATGCACCAACACGGCCGAGCCCGGGCAGGCTTGCAACGACAGCAACACGCAATGCGTGATCCAGGCCTGCGAGCCGGGCTTCTACGACCTCGACAAGTCCTACGCCACGGGCTGCGAGTACCAGTGCAACATCACCAACGGCGGCGTCGAGATCTGCGGCGACAGCCTCGACAACGACTGTGACGGCAAGATCGACGACGCAGACGACCTCTCGGGCGACGCACAGATCGGCGTCGATTGTTTCGGCGATCCCAACGGCATCTGCGCGACTCCCGCGCACCTCGGCAAGACCATCTGCCAGGGCAACAAGATCGTCTGCGCGGGGCCCGACGTCCTCGTCGAGAACCAGAGCCCCGAGCTCTGCAACGGCCTCGACGACGATTGTGACGGCGTCGTCGACGACAGCCCCACCGACGCCGGAATGGCCTGCGGCGTCAGCAACATCTTCCCCTGCGCCTTCGGCACGCAGCAATGCCAGAACGGCGCCCTCGTCTGCGTCGGACAGATCGATCCAAAGCCGGAGATGTGCGACGGCGAGGACAACGATTGCGACGGCCAGATCGACAAGACCGGCAACAACCCGCCTCCCGACTCCGTCGGCGCATGCAACGTCCCGCCCATGCCCCCGGCGGGCGCGACCTCGCCTTGCATGGCCGGCGCCAAGGCCTGCGTCGGCGGCGCCATCGTGTGTCAGGGCTCCGTCACCCCGGCCCCGGGCACCCAGGACGGCTGCAACATCGACGCGAACTGCGACGGTGCACTGACAAACCAGCCCAACCTGCAGACCGACGTCAACAACTGCGGCATGTGCGGCAAGAGCTGCTACACCGGCGCCGTCCACTCCACCTGGGCCTGCGTCGCGGGCGCTTGCCAGTTCCAGGGCTGCGAGCCGGGGTATTACGACATCGACGGCAACCAGACCTGCGAGTACGATTGCGACTTCATCTCCGCCCAGGAGACGTGCAACGGCCTCGACGACAACTGCAACGGCCAGATCGACGAGAACGTCATCGCCCCCTCGCCCACGCAGGTCTGCGGCGTCAGCCCCTCGGCCACAAAGCCCGAGTGCACCACCAACGTCGCCGTCGCCTGCCAGATGGGCGCATGGAAATGCACCTTCCCCGCAGGCGTCTGCACCGGACAGGCACCCAGCTATTGCACCGGCACCCCGGAGATCTGCGACTCCCTCGACAACGATTGCGACGGCGTACAGAACGAGAACGTCGCCAACTGGAACAAGCCCTGCAACTCCGACGACGGCTTGCCCCCGCCCGGGCACGGCGCCTGCCGCACACAGGGCACCTACGTCTGTGATGGCCCCACGGCCATCAAATGCAGCGCCACGCCGGCCAACTGCTCGAGCCTGCCCGGCGGCTGCGAGGAGAAGTGCGACGGCCTCGACAACGATTGCGACGGCGTCGCCGACGAGCCCTACAGCGCAAAGGGCAACAACGCCACGTTCTACGTCAAGCCCGCCGTCACCAAGATCGGCGCGCAAAACAAGTGGATCTCGACCTTCGAGGCCAGCCGGCCCAACGCGACGAACCTCGTCCCCGGCACCGGCAATGGCTACTGGAGCAGCGCGCCCACGGGCTCCACGCTCGACAAGACCCCGGCCTGCTCCGTGCAAGGCAAGATCCCCTGGTTCAACATCACCCCGCGCGAGGTCGAGCAGGTCTGCGCCGCCGCCGGCGGCACCATCTGCACCACCGCCGACTGGCAAGCCGCCGCGCGTCTCCCGGCGCCCGACGCTTGCCTCTGGGGCTACGCGCCGCTCTCCGCCTGCAAAACGGCCCACGTGCCCAACGTCAAGTACTGCAACCTCGGCTTCTCCTACGACTTCGACCCCGGAGAGGCCGGCATCCAGGACGGCCTGCTCGTCACCGGCGACACCGTGAACCTCAAGAATTGCTGGGTCGATTGGACCGGACAAACCAATGCCCAGCTCTTCGACATGACCGGTAACCTCCGCGAGATCACGAAGAGCGGGAGCAACCAGTACCCCCTCCTCGGCGGCGCCTTCAACACGCAGGCAGAGTCCGGCGCTCAGTCCGACTTCACCTTCTACACCGTCGATCAGAACTTCCAGTTCTTCGACACCGGCTTCCGCTGCTGCTTCGCCGCCAACCCGGGCTGA
- a CDS encoding MopE-related protein: protein MRALQFTRFPGEVQGAHDAGQRGQDTMFSSVLALLQQRSVRVKAFVGGGLLCAGLAAASPAGAEPAACLSFDPSVWPAPSKPYFMVAFDSSGSMTNSVASNNSCNYPNNRLGHGRCAVKNTFQAFAGQVNFGLASFAKRHRLCSSSTCYTGCVGSDYTVNDGPLGCGPEPACGLPNSACRQGGNILVPMLVDNHYAPPLVPTNLTELLAWVDNDCTNSKELFASGNTPLNGVLRDIHRYLADQWVGNYPGSQTYLSPLASLAAGERPCRSVNVILVTDGDETCDTQADAVDAAADLLAGFTKGGIHWSVRTHVIAFGDTTLVDAGAIAAAGGTGTAQSAANEVQLAQSLANIIAGAIKPESCNNTDDNCNGCTDEGFVHYCNKGQTCCAWATQAERAACLSTYQATISPADPDGDLTKLPCTTAAEQQDPASWLCFNPKESCDDVDNNCDPDVTIDGNPANTVDEGVFRCGNPLHCPTAEVCNGEDDDCDGLVDDGLGDACFCVPSPEVCDGCDNDCNGIADDGIAPIPCGLTTPANCAGTLSCKPPQNVPVGTCVPSGGYNTCQNNPLPETCDGIDNDCDGIPDDGVAAAECVPVGTPPGLNYGPNSQCKKGTQPCGSSVCSGFVGPSAEICDGVDNDCDGQVDESPFGVNTPCGVNQPPCTTGLTACVNGALVCQGGTQPGAEVCDGVDNDCDGSVDETPLADAPMGGQNGCWTEPGECCTFGDLKWCPPPGASCNGTGGLTAPCNTGKLVCQGLQKWVCATPNPPTPEACDGLDNDCNGLVDDGSISQVGDPCGSDTGECQSGALACAAGVLDCVGDIGPTQELCDGKDNDCDGTIDNGVQAGGVCVVAYDTTLYPGDRSSAPCQPGILQCDGMGGAACAGGVGPSPEVCDGLDNDCDGKVDESGPGPDGIDGSANPAPPPAVNIGDPCGLNVGVCAEGKYACVNGQVTCAGGTASTDEGCDCLDNDCDGTTDEQDPGKPKLCSTGKECVKSGGACACASPCKGGEFPCPPGQKCEEVTKSETGEPLGVYCVPDNCGDCSVKTVKDAAGNVICAPADTPADANCNRPPVCVCKGQAGCKDACDGVTCGPGEVCANAGPNLGKCVVDNCYNVPCTGCNKVCNLGSCLDNPCKPESCPADQACKPSADFTTYTCVPTCAGVDCAAGTACEDGACVPTCDPACGGSQACDTSQTPPACVPDKCAGPCANGGTCDPLTGVCGNDPCEGVLCPSGQVCNVGECVDPAGPGPGTGTGVGSGGGGGGTGAGSNAGGAGGAGGDPDRGNWGLPTGGGGCSCKAAGDSRSSAGWLALLGLPLAFLRRRRSARNVEVA, encoded by the coding sequence GTGCGTGCTCTGCAGTTCACCCGGTTCCCCGGGGAGGTGCAGGGAGCGCATGACGCGGGCCAGCGGGGACAGGACACGATGTTCAGCAGCGTTCTTGCACTTCTTCAACAGCGCTCGGTGCGGGTGAAGGCCTTCGTGGGCGGAGGCCTGCTCTGCGCTGGGCTCGCGGCCGCGAGCCCCGCGGGCGCGGAGCCTGCCGCGTGTTTGTCGTTTGATCCATCGGTCTGGCCGGCGCCGTCGAAGCCGTACTTCATGGTCGCGTTCGACTCGTCCGGCTCGATGACGAACTCGGTCGCGTCGAACAACTCGTGCAACTACCCCAACAACCGCCTCGGTCATGGCCGTTGCGCCGTGAAGAACACGTTCCAGGCGTTCGCGGGGCAGGTGAACTTCGGCCTCGCGTCGTTCGCGAAGCGCCACCGACTCTGCTCGAGCTCGACCTGCTACACGGGCTGCGTCGGCAGTGATTACACGGTGAATGACGGCCCCCTCGGGTGCGGCCCGGAGCCCGCGTGCGGCTTGCCGAACTCCGCGTGTCGCCAGGGTGGGAACATCCTCGTGCCGATGCTCGTCGACAACCACTACGCGCCGCCGCTGGTCCCGACGAACCTCACGGAGCTGCTCGCCTGGGTCGACAACGACTGCACGAACAGCAAGGAGCTCTTCGCGAGCGGCAACACGCCGCTGAACGGCGTCCTCCGGGACATCCATCGGTACCTCGCGGATCAATGGGTCGGGAACTATCCCGGCTCGCAGACCTACCTCTCGCCGCTCGCGAGCCTCGCGGCCGGCGAGCGGCCTTGCCGCTCGGTGAACGTCATCCTCGTGACCGACGGCGACGAGACCTGCGACACGCAGGCGGACGCCGTGGACGCGGCCGCGGATCTGCTCGCGGGCTTCACGAAGGGCGGGATCCACTGGAGCGTGAGGACACACGTGATCGCCTTCGGCGACACGACGCTCGTCGACGCCGGCGCGATCGCCGCGGCCGGCGGCACGGGGACGGCGCAATCGGCGGCGAACGAGGTGCAGCTCGCCCAGTCGCTCGCGAACATCATCGCCGGCGCGATCAAGCCCGAGAGCTGCAACAACACCGACGACAACTGCAACGGCTGCACCGACGAGGGCTTCGTCCACTACTGCAACAAGGGACAAACCTGCTGCGCGTGGGCGACGCAGGCCGAACGCGCGGCGTGCCTCTCGACGTACCAGGCCACGATCTCCCCGGCCGATCCCGACGGTGATCTCACGAAGCTGCCGTGCACGACGGCGGCCGAGCAGCAGGACCCGGCGAGCTGGCTCTGCTTCAACCCGAAGGAGAGCTGCGACGACGTCGACAACAACTGCGATCCCGACGTCACGATCGACGGAAACCCCGCGAACACGGTCGACGAGGGCGTCTTCCGCTGCGGCAACCCGCTGCATTGCCCCACCGCCGAGGTCTGCAACGGCGAGGACGACGACTGCGACGGCCTGGTCGACGACGGCCTCGGTGACGCTTGTTTCTGCGTGCCTTCGCCCGAGGTCTGCGACGGCTGCGACAACGACTGCAACGGCATCGCGGACGACGGGATCGCCCCGATCCCCTGCGGCCTCACGACCCCGGCGAACTGCGCGGGCACGCTCTCGTGCAAGCCGCCGCAGAACGTGCCCGTCGGCACGTGTGTCCCGAGCGGCGGGTACAACACCTGCCAGAACAACCCGCTCCCCGAGACGTGTGACGGCATCGACAACGACTGCGACGGCATCCCGGACGACGGCGTCGCGGCGGCCGAGTGCGTGCCCGTCGGCACGCCGCCGGGCCTGAACTACGGCCCGAACAGCCAGTGCAAGAAGGGCACGCAGCCCTGCGGATCGAGCGTCTGCTCGGGCTTCGTGGGGCCGAGCGCCGAGATCTGCGACGGCGTCGACAACGACTGCGACGGGCAGGTTGACGAGAGCCCGTTCGGCGTGAACACGCCCTGCGGCGTGAACCAGCCCCCGTGCACGACGGGCCTCACGGCCTGCGTGAACGGCGCGCTCGTCTGTCAGGGCGGAACGCAGCCGGGCGCCGAGGTCTGCGACGGCGTGGACAACGACTGCGACGGCTCGGTCGACGAGACGCCGCTCGCGGACGCGCCCATGGGCGGGCAAAACGGCTGCTGGACGGAGCCGGGCGAGTGCTGCACGTTCGGCGACCTGAAATGGTGCCCGCCGCCCGGCGCGAGCTGCAATGGCACGGGCGGCCTCACGGCGCCCTGCAACACCGGCAAGCTCGTCTGCCAGGGCCTGCAAAAATGGGTCTGCGCGACGCCGAACCCGCCCACGCCCGAGGCCTGCGACGGCCTCGACAACGACTGCAATGGTCTGGTCGACGACGGGAGCATCTCCCAGGTCGGCGATCCCTGCGGCAGCGATACGGGTGAATGCCAGTCCGGCGCGCTCGCCTGTGCGGCCGGCGTGCTCGATTGTGTGGGCGACATCGGCCCCACGCAGGAGCTCTGTGACGGCAAGGACAACGACTGCGACGGCACGATCGACAACGGCGTCCAGGCGGGCGGCGTGTGCGTGGTCGCGTACGACACCACGCTGTACCCGGGTGATCGCAGCTCGGCGCCTTGCCAGCCGGGCATCTTGCAATGTGACGGGATGGGCGGCGCGGCGTGCGCGGGCGGCGTCGGCCCCTCGCCCGAGGTCTGCGACGGCCTCGACAACGATTGCGACGGCAAGGTCGACGAGAGCGGCCCCGGGCCCGACGGCATCGACGGCTCGGCGAACCCGGCCCCGCCGCCGGCCGTGAACATCGGCGATCCTTGCGGCTTGAACGTCGGCGTCTGCGCGGAGGGCAAGTATGCCTGCGTCAATGGGCAGGTCACGTGCGCCGGCGGCACGGCGTCCACGGACGAGGGCTGCGATTGCCTCGACAACGACTGCGACGGCACCACGGACGAGCAGGATCCGGGCAAGCCGAAGCTGTGCAGCACCGGCAAGGAGTGCGTGAAGAGCGGCGGCGCCTGCGCCTGCGCCTCGCCCTGCAAGGGCGGCGAGTTCCCCTGCCCGCCCGGCCAGAAATGCGAGGAGGTCACGAAGAGCGAGACCGGCGAGCCGCTCGGGGTCTATTGCGTGCCCGACAACTGCGGCGATTGCTCGGTGAAGACGGTCAAGGACGCGGCCGGCAACGTGATCTGCGCGCCCGCGGATACGCCCGCCGACGCGAATTGCAACAGGCCGCCCGTGTGCGTCTGCAAGGGCCAGGCGGGCTGCAAGGACGCGTGCGACGGCGTCACCTGCGGTCCCGGCGAGGTCTGCGCGAACGCCGGGCCGAACCTCGGCAAGTGCGTGGTGGACAACTGCTACAACGTGCCTTGCACGGGCTGCAACAAGGTCTGCAACCTCGGCTCGTGCCTGGACAACCCCTGCAAGCCCGAGAGCTGCCCGGCCGATCAGGCCTGCAAGCCGAGCGCCGATTTCACGACGTACACGTGCGTCCCGACCTGCGCGGGCGTCGATTGCGCGGCCGGCACGGCGTGCGAGGACGGCGCGTGCGTGCCGACCTGCGATCCGGCCTGCGGCGGCAGCCAGGCCTGCGACACCAGCCAGACGCCGCCGGCGTGCGTCCCGGACAAGTGCGCCGGGCCCTGCGCGAATGGCGGCACGTGCGACCCGCTCACGGGTGTTTGCGGAAACGACCCGTGCGAGGGTGTCCTTTGCCCGAGCGGACAGGTCTGTAATGTCGGCGAGTGCGTCGATCCGGCGGGCCCCGGCCCGGGCACCGGGACGGGCGTGGGCTCGGGCGGCGGCGGCGGCGGCACGGGCGCGGGTAGCAATGCGGGTGGCGCGGGCGGCGCGGGTGGTGATCCCGACAGGGGCAACTGGGGCCTGCCCACGGGCGGCGGCGGTTGCTCTTGCAAGGCGGCCGGCGATTCTCGCTCCTCGGCTGGCTGGCTCGCGCTCCTCGGTTTGCCCTTGGCCTTCCTTCGTCGGCGTCGTTCGGCGCGCAACGTGGAGGTTGCGTGA